tttaaaaattttctttcccttccctattgcattttggcaaacaggagggggcgcgaaATTTTCGGTTGTCCCCAGGCGTTGAAAACCCTAGCTATGCCTCTGCTTTTTACCTACAGTATACTTGGCTGTAAAGGAAGAGATGTCAACTAAATTTCATTGAACAGTAGTACAGTGACAATAACTATCTATCTTTGTATGGTGTCTCAAAtaggaaggttgccagtttgaatcctgtaaatggcaaaagtgactctactccattgggccattGAACAAGGCCTTTGACCTGCAATTTCTCCATCCTGtgtatgacgttaatctacaACCAGCCCTGCAAGCATGTCCTTCAACTTACAATGAAAACGTggagttggtgacaggattggcaccccAGCCACTAGAATAAAAAAActcatactgttccagtgtgatgctgagatgttacctgctgcactcgggtcccaatccaggtggtttgtagtgtggtgggtgctgcagtGCGCTATCAgggtatgctcccaacctctctatcAAAAAGGAACTTAAAGGAGTTAGAGAATCTGCTGGTAACATCCTGGTGCctgataccacaggacacctttagAGGTCTTATGAAGTTCATATCTCAGGGGGTTGGAGCTTCTTTTGGAGGAACAACAGCATATTAGGAAGGTGGTCATAATGTTTTGGCTCATCCGTATATATGTCTTGGCAATATTTAAAGTACTGTCTAATAATAAAGAGCAAGATATTTATAGAACATATCGATGTGTATATTAAGTAGATTGCAATGCACAGCTCAATAAttaatctatatatactgtataattcactaaggcaagacaaccatggaaagcacgccagaaggggcgtggattcactaagcagccgacaagtgagacacctatggcgcacgcaggaaggagccacgcccaccaactccaagaccattggatacgacaacaactcgcagggccatgcccaccaactcggacgtgacgacacagaaaaaatggcgtcatttatatgcgtctgtcgtagaggccacatgcagtgcaggtcaggttaatgtgatgtgcatgtcatgcacctccaagctacgttgactgttcatagaggcatgtttctcacggaggtgaatcgtcaTATGCAGCGtatgaaatggtttgcgaggggtatcccatcggatccttaaaacaatcctttacatctgaggttaaagcacaatgaagtaagcagtctttaaaaaacgagttttcggttacgatgcacgaccgcgtgcaccatagcaaactgttttacacgctacatacagctatttgcatccgcaacaaacatgcgtcttcttagatgctcctgcaggaacatggaagacatttccctgcccaccaacagtcctttttcactggccggcgtttaccctcgctctctaggcattcacactgcctgcccatttgcccggacgcaaaaactcaccgaccacccagttagtccctttcgtctgtgcgaagtccacatgcacgtctgagccacgcggcatttgtgtcactattgtgttgtattttgctctctccagagttccatcttttcattcacttactgttgtattctcacaccaacccgttttagacaaccgtgtctttccagaagtgtttagcattcaatatactgtataattatgcatgagattgaccgtgtgtctacccagcacagagaggcgtgggtaaaccgttgaaccccattcaggctgcaaaccgtggaattcccactaagtgtgactcatataCTCCCACTGGTTGTGTCCCTActctttgtacacacccccctcccacctcgctactaccttggtcgggtgtcttggtggattatatatagaaaagcagccaaaaccgcacagagcaatgaaaagtctacgtgagtcacagctgcatcgggactgtgcaaagacgacgactcgagtgacgagttggaggtgggcacatgagcaggcagtgcatactggacgagaaatcagcagacaaaCATGAttgagggagcggagtggatgtccttctcctctcctcccgttccacccttcGGCCCTGAGCGCCGGACGgacgattgtatgttggttcgttcgtgcattgttacaatgttgcttttcttgctgatttattacattaccgatttttcaaatgttaattttctccctgtgcttaaaaatcattaaaaaaccggcctgattatgcagcgtatggtacgccgcgggttggctagtttaataTAATCTCTTTATTATACTTTTTCATGGTCTATATTGTTTCCTTTTTTACTAGTAAGACAGCacagagaaaaatgttttgtaattgagatctgtcagtaAAACAGAAACACTCATTGTAAAAATTGGCTGTTATGGTCTGGTAATCTATTTTAATGTATTCATACAGATGTTTGTGGTTAGATCCAGTGCATAAAATGTCAATTACTTACAATTACACTTTAGAATGAGCCATGGCCAGGCCAATCTTTAAAAAATCAGTTGGATGAGTGAGCTTGGATTGCATGTTAGACTTTTGTAACACCAGGACCAAGACTGTtaaagcaggggtcgccaactccagttcCGGAGGACCGCCGTAGCTggagttttcattctaacccttttcttaatgagtgacctgtctttgctgctaattaacttcttttgaactaatttgaattgacttgttcttcaagactcagaccccttaattgtttctttttccttaattagcagccaaacaataatgagatacaaaatgcgCCAAAACAACTGATGTCCATTatacaatatcttaaaataaaaaaagatgaaggtctcaagaaTGTCGAtcttctcaggtccacaaaaacatttgaacagacctcttagaaagagaaaatcaacagtttcagaaatgtctgctaatgcaccatgagagcagcaacaagccatggaattaaaggacgagtttaattaataacaagaatCGGCATCTAaataagcagctggttggagtttgaggccctgacgtagttggtcttctcttggctcactcgcttcatgtttcatttctgtttgggtgccatttaataaaagaagtgaagcaattcagaggaataatgaagaaaatcagggcaacaaatcttaaaaaaggcaattcaattaaaatgaatcaacacaaacagggcactcattaattaaaaagggtctgaataaaaaacctgcagccacggtggtcctccaggaccagacttgGCAACTCCTGTGTTAAAGGATAGGACAGACTCCTTGGCATTCCTGACGACTATCCCTAAGAGCGATATACATTTGCAAAGACCAGCATTATATTGTCAAGTCAGCTAGCAGATGCCTGCACTGTTTGCCTCAGTTTGTGCTTCTTTTCATATGGAGCAGAGAATTTTAAAACGGCATCTGAATGTCGGAAGGGTTACAGAGTGTGCCTTGCACTGAAGCTGttccttaatatttttgtgtttttttttctggccttCATAATATTTTGTGCAATAAAGTTTGCTTTCTATGAAGATGCTGGTAAGTGAAACTATGTAAAACCATTTATCTTTTTCTTCACTTGCATAGAAGCAAAGGTAGCGTCAAAAGGTCTTGTGTTTGGACTTTGAACACAGGGTGCAGGGAACTGTGCAGTGGAGGCAGGGAGCAACTTAAGCTGTGtagaagcaaacaggacaagtGATTACATAACCAGCATCACAGTCACTAATAGCAAAAAGTACGTGTTTTTTTCTTAGTGAGAAGGAATTAGGGTGTAAAAAGAGTTACTAGATAAAGTAGTACATTCCACTCTTACAGAGGAGCATTACAGCTAACAAGAGAGTGAAGACATAAGTGTGGATCCATAAAGaggaacacatttattttatgtaagatGTAGGCATTGGCAGTGGACTTGAAAGCAAGAAAACAGTTGAGGGATATAAATTAGAAAGGCAGCCATTGAAGGGGGAAAGAAGGAGAAAGGAAATGTTTAGTAATTACAAACAAAGACACACAGCAGGCCATCAAGGAACAAAAGTATTACATGACCTTAAAGGGGTACTCCTATGATCCAGATTTTAATAATAAGGCCAATATAATGCAAGTCCTTTTTTGGTGTTGGACTTTTTGGAGGTTGGCTTGGATGCAGTCTCCCTCCAAGATGCCTACATCTGCAGGCATCTGATCCAGCACGTTAAGCTCTTAAGGAGGAGATAGCTAGCCTGCACTGCAGAAGAGAATTGGTGGACATTGCTCAGAAGTCTATTACGAAGATAGTGTGCATCTCCAAAGTGGCACAGGAAAAGACTCCAGTCCAGAAAGGTACAGATAGATGAGTTATGGTCAGACATAAATGCAAAGTAAGAGGCGCACACTGCCCAGGGGAGTGAAATCTGGAGTTGGAGGTGTCTAATGGTTTTCAGGAACTTGCAGAGATGAACAATTACTCTGAGATGGTAGACATATTGGGGGGGATGGGATCCTCAATGGGTCATCGTAAAACCTCCATACAGACAAAAAGAGGTAGTAATAATGGGGGACTTAATCATTATGGGGACTCCagttgtcatttttaatgttGAAACAAATGACTTAGGTAAGGGCAAGTTGTCAGTTCATCAATTccaatttaaagagttaggtacTAAGCTGAAAACTAGAACTGATGAGGTGGTCTTCTTGAACGTTCTGCCTTCTCCCTCATGCCAGTCCAGGTaggactgaggagattagaaatTTGACCTGATGCTCAAATTTTGGTAAAGGATAGGACAACATACAATTATGGGACATTGGGGCTGTTTCTGGCACATATGAGACCTCTTCTGCTGTGATGGTTTAAATAGCGAATGCAAGACGTTTATGACAGACCAGGTAACTTCATGTGAAGGGACATGTGGTAGTGTAAAACCATATACACAAGGTAACTTAGAAAATTctagtttaaagtttaaaagtcaaagtaaaatgaGCAAAACATCCAAAATTTCTACCTGTAATGCtaggaatataaaaaataaatcaagtgagTTGaagtttgcccagaggggactgggcagtctaatggtctggaatccctgcagattttatttttttctccagcagtctggagttttttttttttttgttttttctgtcctccctggccatcggaccttactcttattctatgttaattaatgttgaattattttattttctacagtgtcttttatttttctattcttcattatgtaaaagcactttaagctacattttttgtatgaaaatatgctatataaataaatgttgttgttgttgttgttatagctACCTTaaaattattgtattatattaccaATATAAACCTGGCTGAATAATAGAGAAGGGAATATGAATAACATAGATGGGTACACATGTTTTAGGAAAAATAGGCAAAAGCAAAAAGGTGGGCTTATGTTTATGTCTTTTTCAATTGGATGATAAGTCACACTTTAGTGGGGATGTCTGTTTAGTGACATCAGTGCTCATGACTGCCAGCTGTCTTCCatgacaaaaaggacatagcagcactagaaaaggtccagagaagagcgaagaggctgattccagggctacaggagttgaattatgaggaaagattaaaagagctgagcctttacagtttaagcaaaagaagattaagaggtgacatgattgaagtgtttaaaattatgaagggaattagtacagtggatcgagacttgtattttaaaatgagatcatcaagaacacggggacacagttggaaacttgttaagggtaaatttcacacaaacattaggaagtttttctttacacaaagaacgatagacacttggaataagctaccaagtagtgtggtagacagtaagacattagggactttcaaaactcgacttgatgttttcttggaagaaataagtggataggactggcaagctttgctgggctgaatggcctgttctcgtctcaattgttctaatgctctaatgacAATGTGTCTAGCAGCCATATACTGTCCAAACTATGTCCAAAAAACAAAACGGTGTCACaataagacattaaaaaaaaagcaacgtTCTTAAACACATTTCAAATACACTTTTAAAGAGCAGAATCAGAAACTGCAAATGTCAAAATCCGtgctgcaaaaaaaatgaaattccaaaaaaggaacataaatgaggaaaaatttaaaaggaacCCAAATCCTAATACCATGGTTGAGATGCTTGTGGAATGGTAGAACTGTAATGATGGCACTGACTTTAGCTCAGCTGCACATTTCACATGCATATACATAAGATATAAGTTTCTAATTCATAAAAGGCCACCATAAATATTTAAGGTGTATTGGAAATTACTGGATGTCTAGCTGATACAGAATTATTACCCCAGTGCAAAACCTCTCTTTTAATACCCTTAGGTACAAATTCTAAACATTTGTGCAATTCATTGGGAATAACCTCATATTGTTGTGGATCCTTTACTAATTTAAACAAATGACAGGGGAACCCCACCGTTAGACAATAGATCCTTTTAACACTTAAACAATTCAGAGTCTCCTTTTACTGACATGGGGCCTGATGCAACACCCCTCTTCCTTCCCAACTCAGTGAACCAATCTAAGCCACAGTCCTTCTTGCTATTACCTGAGGACCACAGGACAAGCCAGTGGAATTTAGCTGAGGAACATTTATGTTGGAACAGGTAAGAGAAATAAGTGTTCGCTTTCCACTCTCCTCTTCCACAATCTACATGGGCTCCTTTTATGGCTGACTTCTCCACATGACCCTGACCCGTCCTTTAAATCCATAGACACCTTAACAGAACCTCCATATCAGAAAGTAGCTTCATGAAGAGACAACAGTTTACACTTTATGGGGAAAGGAAGGGGATACTGTTAGACAGGAAATGAGCACGAGGAAGCTAAAAATGAATGAGAAGATCAGATACAGCCAGCTTGTTAAAGGAGGGTTTTATTTCAAGATTTGCAAGTGAACAGTAGACTTTTTGAGTTGCTACAACAGTGAACATGTAGAAGGTGTAGGGTTAAAAACCTCACAGTGTTGCACTTATATTAAATAGTTATGAATAACCACTTTGGCACTGCATCTTGCTTTCGCTTTCCAAAATAACATACCCATGCAATTCATATTGCATTTCTTTCCAATTCAAAACATTTCCTGGGGTGAAGTTAAAGCTATTATAAACACCAATAATGTCACAAGGAGACAAGACATAATTCCACATGTGAACATCAGAAATCTGGCCAACAAATGACTGGCTTGAATCAAATCCACCACCAAAGGAGTCCTGCTCTTGGCCTAGTAGAATGCtgattttttcatttagtttgaaCCCCTTGCTGATTCCTTTTCTTACAGTCCCCATACCATTGATCCACAGCTGGCCCAGACCACTGCCTGACTCCCATGTTGCACATATGTGAGTCCAGGGTGGAAGAACTTCTTTTGCTTGTGGTACCCAAAAGTCAGCATGAGCAGCTGATCCAACATGCAGTCTTACAATCCCTGGCTTTACGTTAAAGATGAGAAAAGCATTTTGATTTGTAGGTGTGGCCAGAGAAAAAAGGGAATTCTCACGGGATAAATCTGTGGCATATTTCAGACAGACTGTCACATTTTGAAGGTCACCTTCCATGTTAGGTTTGAGTTTTACAAACGCAGAAGAGGAGGTTGTTGGAAAGGTGAAGATCTTTCTGGAGAGATCTGCATAGACAGAGAATAACAAATTCcacttacacatactgtatacagtataagagTTTTGTTAATGTTTAGTCTTATTCAGGTTCTCTTTCATCTTGTTTATTGTTCTCAGACCATCTAGCAAGCTTTCTTAGGATGAAGAGTCTCCAACTACTTTCATTAACATTACTAGCTTTCTTTTCTTGTGATATCTACATCCTGGAGCAGAACACACTTACTTGGAAATTATTGGTTGCAAGAACTTGCATGGGCCACTCTTGGATATTGACACCCTAGTGCCTATAGCCAATATTTTAGGAAGAGGATAACTAAGTAGGAGAGGGTTTGAGTCCCAGCCTGGGAGCTGTCTGGGAGCAGTTTGCCCATTCTTTTCTTGATTGTACGAACCTTTCTTTTGGCACTCTGGTGTTCTGGTTTGATTTCTCATCCAGATTGGAGTGAGTGGGTATGGTCCTGAGATAAACAGGAATTCTGTTCTGCCTTCTTCCTTGTGCCTCAGGGACAGACCTTGGATTTGTGTGAACGTTTCATTAGATTAAGTGAGTGTAGTCAATTGATGGATGGAAAAATTAATGAATACTGACTTTCTTTAGGAcgtcatggtggcgcagtgggtagcgctgctgcctcgcagttaggagacccgggttcacttcccgggtcatccctgtgtggagtttgcatgttctccctgtttcttccgggtactccagtttcctcccacagtccaaagacatgcaggttgagtgcattggcgattctaaattgtccctagtgtgtgcttggtgtgggtgtgtgtgcaccctgcagtgggctggcaccctgcctggggtttgtttcctgccttgcgcactgtgttggctgggattagctccagcagtcccccgtggaGGATGACTTTCTTTATTTACGTTCCCggaatctacaagttttttttttttaatacagctcCAGTCTTCACCATCTTATCCTGCAGAGGATTTGTGCTCATCCAATATGGGAACACAATTCCATCAATCAACAGGAAAAACACATGATGCTCATTGGTTGCTGCTTCACTCTCCAACACTCACTGTTGAGAAAAATGCAGGAATTAAATTTAGTGTGTGCTTAgaaaaacaacataaaggttCTCCAGCAcattaaaatgcatgtgtttgtcaCTGTGGACATTTTTGTCAAGACATGTTTGCTGCGTCATCCACCAATCATTATCatccaaaaagaaacatttcaccCTTAAATGTTGGGTATATTATGGGTGGTGTCTGGACATGCTACATAACACTTATACTAACAAAGAGCCCTAcacctggtcactattcagggagtggatgtctATTGTATCTatagtgtatctatctatctatctatctacagtgcatccataaagtattcacagcgcatcactttttccacattttgttatgttacagccttattccaaaatggattcaattcatcttttttcctcagaattctacgcacaacaccccataatgacaacgtgaagaagtttacttgaggtttttgcaaatttattaaaaataaaaaaaactgagaaatcccatgtacataagtattcacagcctttgctcaatactttgtcgatgcacctttgccagcaattacagcctcaagtcgttttgaatatgatgccacaagcttggcacacctatccttggccagtttcgcccattcctctttgcagcacctctcaagctccatcaggttggatgggaagcgtcggtgcacagccattttaagatctctccagagatgttcaatcgaattcaagtctgggctctggctgggccactcaaggacattcacagagttgtcctgaagccactcctttgatatcttggctgtgtgcttagggtcgttgtcctgctgaaagatgaaccgtcgccccagtctgaggtcaagagcgctctggagcaggttttcatccaggatgtctctgttcattgctgcagtcatctttccctttatcctgactagtctcccagttcctgccgctgaaaaacatccccacaacatgatgctgccaccaccatgcttcactgtagggatggtattggcctggtgatggcggtgcctggtttcctccaaacgtgaccctggcattcacaccaaagagttcaatgtttgtctcatcagaccagagaattttgtttctcatggtctgagagtccttcaggtgccttttggcaaactccaggtgggctgccatgtgtcttttactaaggagtggcttctgtctggccacccTACCGTACATGCCtgtttggtggattgctgcagagatggttgtccttctggaaggttctcctctctccacagaggacctctggagctctgacaaagtgaccatcgggttcttggtcacctccctgactaaagccctttTCCCCCCGatagctcagtttagatggccagccagctctaggaagaatcctggtggtttcgaacttcttccagttacggatgatggaggccactgtgctcattgggaccttcaaagcagcaaccttccccatatttgtgcctcgagtcaatcctgtctcagaggtctactgacaattcctttgacttcatgcttggtttgtgctctgacatgaactgtcaactgtaggaccttctatagacaggtgtgtgcctttccaaatcatgtcacatcaactgaatttaccacaggtggactccaattaagctgcagaaacatctcaaggatgatcaggggaaacaggatgcacctgagcttagTTTGGAGATttatgacaaaggctgtgaatacttatgtacatgtgatttctccgttttttttatttttaataaaattgcaaaaacctcaagtaaacatttttcatgttgtcattatggagtgttgtgtgtagaattctgaggaaaaaaaataatttaatccattttggaataagcctgtaacataacaaaatgtggaaaaggtgatgtgctgtgaatactttacaaatgcactgtatctatctatctatctatcttataaaaTGAATGTCATATCTGTAGAAtccaaatttgaaaaatgtatatactAAATAATGTAGTAACTTTCATGTCTGTCTAAATAAGTACCACCTAcctatattatatactgtaatgtattttttaatatgtaaaatggCTATGAAATATGTATGATGTAATGCCTTTCTTACCCATCTATCTGTGATTATGAATCTCTGTGTTCCCAATGATGTTTGGTCTAAGCTCTTCAGCTATATGGTTACACCTTTTATTTGCTGATTCTGCATTGCTTTAATATaccaagagagacagagacagcatattgccacatccaccacatgccagaccacctcaggatcccagattaggacccgagtgctgccgtgcaacaggtgacacgaCAGCCCCACACTTgaacactgtgaggttttttatggtgactggagtgccaacccTACCACCAACCCCAAAGTTTTCTTTGCAAGTTGGAGGACGTGCTTGCAGGGCTGAAGGCAGGTTAACgccatacccaggatggagcaattgcaggttaagggccttgctgaagggcccaatgaagtGGAATTACGTCTGCATTTTAAGGGATTGCCAGCTCAGATcctcagcctcagagccaccactcagccCATGATATTCCAAAGATTAAAAAGCCAACAACAAAGATGTAAACAATCTGAACACAAGTTTCATAAAATGATATGGGATAATGTTTGAATATTTAATTAATCTAATATAAAAGAGTATGAGGGTGCCATGTAATGGACTGATGTGCCTTCCAGGATCGATACAACTTTACACTGAAAGCTGATGTATTAGGCTCTGGTTTTATGTCACAAAAATGGTTCAGAAAACTGGTGGAGCTTTTGTATAAACCAATATCCTTTTCACACTGATATCTCAGTGAGGGAACATTAATCTTCTTTTGATGTTTCATGATATAAGAGGCCCTTTATAAAATAGGTAGGAAGTCAGGGTTGATTCATGTTACTGCCTTAAGTAATAACTCTTATTTCAGAAAAGTTTGGATGAATAGATATTGAATGTCTGCTCTCATGTTTGTGGTGTTTTGTTTACTGAAAATGATGGTGATGAAAAAAGGATGACACAATTAATCTATTATCTTATCAAATATGATACTTGTTAAAGTACCTGCTCCCAAACTGGCTATAAGATCCCTGTTGTTGATATATTGGGATATGATCAGTGGTGTTAAACATGGCCCTGGAATCAAAGGGGGTCTAACTAAACGTAAGGAGGCTGCTACCTTCTTTTGGgtgtttgtattgtattgcagGACCACCTAACAGCTGGCGGGACAACTTTaagacagtttagctattagctaactaaagcagcttgatggactgaatggcctcctaaTTGTTTATGTTTATGCTGGCTTTCAGGGTGTAACTGGCCATTAAAACTGGACTCTCATTGGCCAAATCCTCCTTGTTGTCCTCATTTGTTTTAGACTACTTTCACTGCGTGTAGCAAAGAAGGAGAATACGCCATCAAATATACCATCAcacttggatggatggattctcagATGTTATGTTTTTATCCCCTTGTAATTGGTCCTTTAAGTTTTCTAAATGAATTTCTAAAGACCTTTTAAATTCGGATTTCCATTAGGAGTTTATTATTCCAAGTAGAAGAGGCTGCAAGTAGCATATGTGGACCTAATGTAGCGCAAATGTGTTACATCTCACCTTCTGCAGAACCTGCCGAGATGCCTAGAAGGAAGATGAAAAACAACAGCTGCTCCATGCTGCCAAGGTCAGATTGAAGGCGAAACCAGGATGTGTCTGCTAACGATCAGTTTCTAGAGAAATGCtgttgaaaatcaaaaaaaataaaaaaacagtgagTCAATAATCTTAAACAGAATGATATGTTCCTTCAGCTCTTACTGCATGTTCATTCTAAGGATTGGCTGCTCAGTCTTGCTTGATtgcttttcaaagcacaaaataTCAAACAGTGTTCCGTCAATTATCACACCATTATTAATATCGACAGCTCTCCGTCCAGGGCAGCACAGCGGCTCAGTggttagggctgctgcctcaGAACTGAAGGGCGCTGCCTTCTAAATCCAACTCAGTCACTGCTTATGTGGTGTTCACATGTTCTCCTACTACTTTTGGTGGGTTTCTTTCAGTTCATTCTGCATCCTTGGTTGGTGAAAATGGGCCAGCAGGTGTGTGCTGCAGTGGACTGACatcctatacagaactttttctgattccattttagaaaaaataaaaaaaaatcattccagATGATCTCCTGAAGGTCCACATGGTATTCACAGGAGGTCAGAAGGAAGATCAGGGTTCTTCCTTGTC
This genomic window from Polypterus senegalus isolate Bchr_013 chromosome 12, ASM1683550v1, whole genome shotgun sequence contains:
- the LOC120540645 gene encoding serum amyloid P-component-like; its protein translation is MEQLLFFIFLLGISAGSAEDLSRKIFTFPTTSSSAFVKLKPNMEGDLQNVTVCLKYATDLSRENSLFSLATPTNQNAFLIFNVKPGIVRLHVGSAAHADFWVPQAKEVLPPWTHICATWESGSGLGQLWINGMGTVRKGISKGFKLNEKISILLGQEQDSFGGGFDSSQSFVGQISDVHMWNYVLSPCDIIGVYNSFNFTPGNVLNWKEMQYELHGYVILESESKMQCQSGYS